TCGAGAAAGCCGCAACCGAGGCTGTAAGCCAGGTGGCTTGCCAGAAGGGATGCTGCGACACCGAAAAGGCCACGACTGCAGCCTCAAACCGAGCGGCTTGTCAGGAGGGATGTGGCGACTCTAAACGGGTGGTACTTGCTGTAGACAACTGTTGCGGTAGTAAAGTGGTGAAGGACGCCGAGGCCAAGCAATCGTCTGTAATCGAGAAGTGTTGCAGCGGCTCCAAATCTCCTAATGTCGAGATCGATGATCTCAAGAAAGGGTGCGACGGATCCCATCTTGTAGCTTGCGAAAGTTTAGCGACTTCGGATTACAGCTCCGGTCACAACCATGCTCACTCCCACAAATCAGTCGTTCGGATGACATAAATATTCCGTTAACTTCTACAATTCCGTGCACACCTTCGAGTAACCCTCCGAAAATATATTAAAAGGATAAAGCCTCTCACTTTGTCGTCAGTAAAAATATATCTCACAAATGCTGGATGCCGCAGAGAACTTGGCTTCCAGCCCCAGAAGAGGAAATATCACCAGACCTGTGATTTTATAAGCATGTTTTTGAACTGACTATGAGCAAAGGAAATATTGTGTattcttttacagttagacaCTTACTGACTGCGTATATGGAGGCACAGTGTAGCAGCACCTTTGAGAAACCAAACAAAGGCTGTGTCAATACCGTTGGAGGAAAGGGACTCAGTTTTGTTGACGGCATGCTGTAATGATTGGAACAAGATAGCGTTTATCATGTCAACTTGGGAGCCTATTGACTATGGATATCACTTCCAATACCTGCCTCATCTTGTGCCGTCATAGCAGTCACTCTTCCATCCAACGGCAGATATAAAGGGAAACTGTACCAACAGCTGTTCGGTCTTCTGCCTTTCTGCATTCGAATGGGATTTGTTCAAGTAAAGAATAATAATCCGCAGGGTACGCATGAGGAAAAAAGCCATCTCACAGACGGATGATGGCCCAAAGtgatttgatagagccatacTGACCCGGATATGGGGAAGTAAGGTTGAGGAacatctcaggatgagatgctagggtcatcacattagtctagtcttgtgcacattggatgatgtgctcactttattttattctaaagcactttgcaagctgtactactagtcctcttgtgtgctttgttagacttcgccatggccatgcattagatggtttccgccgcagcggaatcgtcggtcaagcgacaggacaatgatgaatggaatcatagtccgaATATTGTAGTGCCGATGAACAGAgcaccacgtggatattAAAAGAGTTTATCAGAAACCCATCGCATACAACATGCGCAAAATTACCCACACAGCTCTGTGCGAGTGGATTGGTACCAGGCGCTAGACTGCACTGAGTTTTTCATCGGATCTGTAAAACTTGACAGTAATGTCGCGCGTTTCGTAACACCTACCAGTGTGATCCGTGCAGTgggagaaaaagaaccaGAACAGATCTTGGTTCGCGCCCAATAGCGGCTTTTAAATCCGCGGGTACGATCAGTTGACAATTGATCTTGAAATCAGTTAAGTAAAATTCAGGTGGTTTCAGATGGTCGCCTGTGGTCAATACTTCGTTAATCTATCTCACGAGTTTTCCCCTCCTTCAAAACGATTATACGAATCACAAAAGTATCTTAACCGATGCGTTCCTATTTGATTTATGATAATTTCAGTCACAATGACTGGATTACAGGGTCGGAATGACCCGTGTACTTATCAATTTTGTCACCAGTCATTCGCAATTTTCagttttgttgttcgaaCTTGTcacttttctgaaaattcATCCGAAATTTTCCGAAATGCCGTGTCCTACCGTTTACTCAATTCCCACCGTTTCCACCACTTACCATGGCTGATGCTGATGCTCCCAACGCTCCTGAAGCTGGTCCATTTTGAAATTAAAGGAACAGGCGGAAGGAACATTAAACGAGTCAGTTTGTCGTGATGATGCCATCAAGATCCTGTCAACTACGACATACAATGGTCCAAGTTGTAACTGGAATATTGATATGCTGTTGCAGAAATTTCAGTATGCCATCTCGGAATTGGTCAAAAATGACGGAGTTGCGTTGCCGGATGGGCAGCTTGTGACTTATTTGGTCCAGGCATTGAAGGACCCAAGTCTGAGTTATGTTTGTGACACAATTCGCACCAATGCCACTTATCGGAACAGTTTTCCGgaagcgcagctttttgtgaagacttttgtgtcttcgtccacgagcaAATCCGAAAACACGCCTCGACAGGTCAATGATGTGCAAACATCAGGTAGTGGGGCCTCCGGTGGGAGTAAGAAAGGAGGTACCGGGAAAGGAGCCAGCAACCCGACTCCCTTCAAGGGTGCAGTCACGGCTCGCAGTTATACTCCGggagaatggaaaagttttTCCAAGGACCAACAGGAAAAAGTGCGATCGCTGCGTAATAAAAAGAAGCAAGGAGGGAAACCCGAGGAATCAGAGAGGAGTGTTGACAGTGTAGCACGGGGTGAGCCTGTGGACACTAAGGAAGTCCATACCAGCAGTGAAATGGAACCGACTTCAGATGCGGCTGGCCTGCAATTTGGCCGTGGTGCGTATAAGAAATCGGTCGGATTCACTGCGGACACCGCTTCTCCTTCTGAAAACGgaacgaagaagcagaaaacgCATCACGATGCGTGAAACGCGGCACCCGATGCCAGTGTTTCGGGGACTAAGCAATGCATTTTACCAGATCGAGTGATATTGAGCCTCACCTCTACACGCAGCATTTGTGATCTCAACGCATGCACTCATCTTGGTGAGGGCCGCTGCGAGTTGGATTCACATGCAGACACATGCGTGGCTGGGGCAAACACTGTCTTGATTGGTGAATCGCAGAAGTCCGTAACTGTGCGACCTTTCTCCGGTGAATATTCTGCACTGAAGAATATCCCCATTGGAACGGTTGCCACAGCTTACACAGTACCAGAAGACGGGAGAGTGGTGCTTCTTATTATTAATCAGGTCCTATTCTTTGGGGACAGATTGAAAAACACCCTATTGACCCCCAACCAGATGCGAGACTTTGGCATTGATGTTGACGATGCCCCTCGGCAGTACGTCGCCAACTCCAAGCACTCTTTGTATGTTCCTGACTCCCAACTTCGGATTCCGCTGCAGCTGCGCGGTATATTCTCGTTTTTGGAGTCGCGGAAGCCCACGCAACAGGAACTTGACGAGTGTGAGCATATCATACTCACCTCTGATGTGCCGTGGGAGCCTTGCTCAACGGACTTTGCCCGTTGAGAAGAAGAGGCCGCTAAGAGAGACCGGAGCGTATCATTGGTAGACACAACGGGACTTTCCACTGGCCACACAATCCTATCAGCACACCCATATGGTATACGAACTGTTGCGGCTTCGCAGCGAATACTTGAGACTTTTCGTTCCTTGACAGAGGTTGAATTGTGCGAGACAAATCTGGCGGACCGCCTTATTTCCTGTGTTAATGTTGCGTCGGATGATTACTGTGGAGACGGGTTGGACGGTAGAGCTGACTCGGATGTGTACCCGGACTCAGAAGACTTCACTTGTGTCGTCTCAGGTATGACATCAAGCGAAAGACGGTCAGCGTTGACAGCTGAGGTTTTGTCGAAgcgttggaatattggcCTGGATTCGGCCAAGCGGACTCTGCAAGTAACAACGCAGAAAGGTGTGAGAACGGTGATGCATCCCTTGACCCGACGGTATCGTACTCGCCAATCGCATTTACGATTTCCTACCATTCGGACCAAGGTTTACAccgacaccatgttttcgtCCGTGATTTCCATCCGCCAGTACAAGTGTGCCCAGGTTTTCACAACCAACACGGCCTATTCGCGTATTTACCCTCTGCAGACCAAGCAGCAAGCTCCTGATGCACTAATGAAGTGGATACATGATGTTGGGGTAATGAGTGACCTAGTTTATGATGGGTCTAAGGAGCAGGGAGGTGGCAAACATTGGAGAGAGATTGAGCAGCGTCACCATATACATCACCATGTAACGGAGCCACACAGCCAGTGGCAGAATCGAGCTGAAGGAGAAATTCGTGAAATTAAGAAGGCTGTTCGGCACCGACTGCAGGTTTCTCGTGCACCACGGCGCCTatggtgtttttgttgtgaATGGGTGTCGGCTATCCGTCGATTAACTGCTCATGACATTCCTGCGCTAAACGGTCGAGTTGCCAcagagcttttggaaggggaCACCCCCGATATTTCTGAGTACGCGCAATTTGACTGGTATGAGCCTGTCTGGTTCATCGACCCAACTTCTGCTTTCCctgaaatgaagaagaaattgggCCGATGGGTCGGAGTTGCATCAGATGTGGGACAGGCGATGActttttggattcttccaaagtcaTGCATCCCAATTGCACGTTCCTCTGTTGCTCGCGTCTTTCCAGACGTAGCCGCTACCGATGAATTTAAGGCTGACCTTGCTGAACTTGATCTAGCCATCGAAAATAGAATTGGAAACAGTAAAACTGCAGAAGAAAACCAGGTTATTGATGGTCAACTTGCAAATGTAATTTCGGGTCCGACTGATGATCTGTTTGAAGGGTATGCCGACAAGGACTTCCACCCTCTCGAAGAGGctgccgaaaaggccgaagccgacgatTATACGCCGGAATCCCTGGACGAATATCTGACTGCTGAAGTCTTACTACCAACTGGTGGTGAATTGTTGCGTGGTGTTGTAAAGGCTCGGAAACATGATGCTGATGGCAATCCTGTGGGGACCCGTCACAGCAATCCGATCCTCGACACACGTGAGTATGAGGTAGAGCTTCCTGACGGTTCAATCAACGTGTATGCGGCCAACATAATTGCAGAGAATATGTACGCGCAAATTGACCATGAAGGTCGTGAGTTTCTCTTGATGAAAGAGATCACAGACCATAAAGTTGATGGTAACGCGGTTCGCAAGGATGATGGCTTTACCACTGGTAAGAATGGCGAACGGAAACCTCGCATGACAACAAAAGGATGGAAACTTCTTGTAtcatggaaagacggatcgacGACTTGGCTTCCGTTGAAGCatctgaaagaatcgaaccCAATTGAAGTAGCCGAGTATGCAGTTGCGAACAAAATTGTTGAAGAGCCTGcatttgcttggtgggtacggCATGCACTTCGTGTTAGAGACAGGGCAATTAAAAAGGTCAAGTCGAAATACTGGAAGCGGTCGCACAAGTACGGCATTGAGTTACCTCATTCTGTCGGAGAAGCACTTCGTATCGATAAGGAAACGGGGACCACATTTTGGCGCGATGGAattgcgaaagaaatgaaaaatgtgaTGCCTGCGTTTGAATTTCGCGACGATGACCGGATGCCGGTCGGCTACAAGGAAATCAaatgtcacatgattttcgataTCAAGGCCTTTTCACTACAAAGGAAAGCACGCCTAGTAGCAGGAGGGCACACGACGGATCCACCTAAAGATACGACATTCGCAAGTGTTGTTTCTAGGGACAGTGTGCGAATCGCGTTCCTATTGGCGGCGTTAAATGACTTGGACATTCTTGCGGCTGACGTACAGAACGCATATTTGAacgccaaaacaaaagagaaagtcTGGACGCGCGCTGGAAAGGAGTTTGGATCAAACGCCGGACGACCGGTGTTGATCGTTCGCGCATTATATGGATTAAAGTCGAGTGGAGCTAGATGGAGAGACCATATGGCTGCAACCCTACGTGAGGCGGATTATGTCAGCAGTAAGGCTGATCctgatgtttggatgcgTCCCGCGACCAAACCAGATGGTTTCAAGTACTGGGAGTACGTTCTCGTGTATTCTGACGATATTCTCGCCATTAGCCATGACCCGAAAAGTACGATGGACTACCTAGAGTCCAAGTACACTCTCAAGAACGGTACCGTTGCGGAGCCAACAACTTATCTTGGAGCTGAGATCAAGAAGTGGCGCATTGAGGGTTCCGACGATCCAGCGAAGATTCGCTGGGCGATGTCTTCGGAGACCTACATCAAGTCGGCTATTGCTGATGTTGAAACGGAGTTGGCAAAAGTTGATAAATGCCTTCCTACAAGGGTATCGACGCCTCTCAGTGCTGGCTATAGGCCAGAGTTAGACCAGAGTCCGGAATTGGACGCAAGGAGGGTCACGTATTATCAGGGTCTAGTGGGGGTCCTAAGGTGGATGTGTGAATTGGGCCGGATCGATATTCTGGTGGATGTTGCAATGATGTCTCGCTTTTTGGTGCTGCCACGCGAAGGGCAATTGCAGCAGCTATTTCATATTTTCGCATATCTGAAGGCTCACAAAAGGTCGACCTTGGTTTTTGACGATTCAGTTCCTACGTTTGATGCTGAACGGTTTGTTCAGAAAGATTGGTCGGAATTTTACCCGGGTGCAGCGGAGCCGATTCCGCCTAACGTACCGGAACAACGAGGTAGATCAGTGTCAATGACGTGTTTTGTTGATGCGGATCATGCCGGGTGTCGGTTGACTCGCCGGTCGCATACAGGAGTATTGATTTACGTGAACCGTGCGCCAATTTTGTGGTACTCGAAGCGGCAGAACACGGTGGAATCAGCAACGTACTCGtcagagttttgtgcgaTGCGGACGGCAATTGACATGATTGAAGGATTGCGGTATAAGTTGAGGATGCTTGGAGTTGGACTGGACGGACCAACCCATGTGTTATGTGACAACCAGTCGGTTGTTATCAGTTCGACTGTGCCGGAGACAGCATTGAAGCGGAAGCACAATGCGATAAATTATCATAGAACGCGCGAGGCGCAGGCAGCAGGAATTGTCTCAATTGCTAAGGAACCGACAGAGACGAATCTGAGTGATTTTCTGACAAAGAGTGTTCCTGGTCCGCGATTGAGAATGCTGAGTGGTACGGTTCTTTGGTAAAAGACCAAAGGCCAACAACGGGTGTACTAAGGTATTCCAAACCCCTGTGGAAGTTTCCAAAATGGATTCTGAAGCCAGCCTCTGGAAGAGTGTGCTTTATCGGGCTAGACGCGCAAGAGCTTTTGCTGTGTGCGGAGGTATTGCGGTTCTAGCTCGAGGGGActgatttgatagagccatacTGACCCGGATATGGGGAAGTAAGGTtgaggacaaatgaccttagaggacatctcaggatgagatgctagggtcatcactttagtctagtcttgtgcacatcggatgatgtgctcactttattttattctaaagcactttgcaagctgtactactagtcctcttgtgtgctttgttagacttcgccatggccatgcattagatggtttccgccgcagcggaatcattggtcaagcgacaggacaacgatgaatggaatcatagtccgaATATCATAGTGCCAATGAACAGAgcaccacgtggatattAAAAGATACGtatggccgacaaagccacacaacgtgctgacgcaaacacgattcgcaaagaacaacagaaagctgtatgccggacgtcggcaggttaggtatcccagaggagtagctctaaccctatttgatatcccagagggaatacttgatatcccagaggaagcatatgatatcccagagggaatacacgacacaagcaattcgcggaagaatagctgactgtgaatgtgaaagctgtataCCAGACGTCCGCAGGTTAGGTATCCAAGAgcagtagctctaaccctatttgatatcccagagggaatgcatgatatcccagaggaaggatatgatatcccagaggaaatacacgacacaaacaattcgcggaagaacaactgactgtgaaggctgtatgccggacgtcagcaagttaggtatcccagaggagtagctttaaccttatttgatatcccagagggaaaccctgatatctcagagcaaaaccctgctatcccagagggattacttagacatcccagagggaaaccctgctatcccagaggaattacttaggaagagtttttggataaattttatacaGCGAGGTAcatagttactactctgggatacccctccccttaggcccttgtcctcagctgaggcaggcatttgtcctcagctgaggacgcagaaatagagaaacaaatgggccaaatcctgtagacacggtacaaaactatacagataaTAGGGATTTGGCTATGATGcttaagaaacacatttttaccattaatactaggagttacttgtatccacttagtactacaaagtctttaactaccatgcaaggtagtcaggtgttgggcaaagcatggctgccctcccgttgtgtagcaaatccatggttctttgccttcaattgACACAAAAAAATTATttaaatgggccaaatcctgtagacacagtacaaaactatacagataatagggatttagctatgatggttaagaaacacatttttaccataaataataggagttacttgtatccaattactactataaagtctttaactaccatgcaaggcagtcaggtgttgggcagagcatagctgccctcccgttgtgtagcaaatccatggttctttgctttcaattgtctcaaCAACTTTGCatacagagcaaacatatgtggtcttcttggaacacaccaaacaccttccctgctgtctttggtttttaatagtaccatctttgttctttctttttcttttggtgggTGTTAGATGTGCGGAGAAACCACATTGCGGCTCTCCAGGTCTGGAGATTGTTGGgctatccttgtccaactcatcCCTCCCAActttgcgacttccaacactaTTGTACTGGTTGTCAACCAGCTCCTTGGCTAacagtgggcgtcaccataggATGATCATTTGGCTATAACTTTTCTAGAAAGGCGCAAATGGCTCTGCTGTCCCTACAGTGGGAAAGGAATTGATTCGAACTTTCTAGTCAGttttttttttaatttctGACTCCTAGGAGAGATTGAGTTATCAtagtccaaaaaaatttggtctAGCTCGTGACTCGAGTCACGAGTGGATTTCGACGCCAAATCGTTGAAACACAAAagtcaccatggcggacttgGATGAAGCTTTCATCGCTTCATCAGATGATGAATCTGATAAAAATTGTAGAGTCACAAGGAAACGTACAATGGAAGATACCGGGAAaaaaatttcgtcaaaattgtcccgaTCGAAGTCTCCAAAGgcatccaacaccaagttGGGCCAACAAGAGTGTAAAAAACAACTTAACATTTGGTAAGTTGCAATTTATCAATGTAGTTTTTTTTAATACGTAAATACTAGTGGTTCTCCGGGTTATTTATCCAATTTCATGGTCTCATCTAGGTATCTAGCCGAAGGCGGCTGAGATACCTACCGCTTCATAAAGTCGCTCCATTGTACATTTGACACATAAATAGATACCCATATACTGAGTTTATTTCTTCATcctatggtgacgcccactgtAAGGCACTGTagaaatccttctgcttttctttctgtcCAGCAGACTttcctattcctgtacattgGCAGTAGGCTAACCATGTGTCTTGGATATATTCTCGTTGCTGACTTCACAACCCCAATGAATCTCAAGCCAATCCTCTTAAGCTCGACAGCTGTCACAACGGAGGCAAAATAAGAATCAGCACACACAATCCAATCATTCCcccaccaaggacaaacaagttCTTTGATAATCTTTGTACCATGAGGTAGATACTCATCCTCCTTGTCACCCTCTTTGTTGGGAGggtgcagttgtggaccaTAGTTGGGCCTGGCTACTGAACTCAAAGTTTGTGGTGAGTATGAGGATTCCAAAGAACCGAAGAAGTTCTCCGGCTGTGATTGgatgcttgttttgttgagCAAGCATAGTATTTGTAAGCCAACACATAGTAGTCAGCTGGGTCGGCGGAAACATGAGCAGAAAATATTCGAGGCGCGAAAATCTCACCTCattgtcagagtcttgaCCAATAAGGTCACCAACTGAAGTACGGATATAGAAGTGCCCAATATAGACATGGCCATTCACATCCAGCcgggtttttctttcattcacatACCACTCTGTTTGGTGCACTGTGGCTACCAGAATTTCGGACTCTGTGTCAGCCAAGGTATTGTCATCAACCGGGgtctcgacaatttcggctaccgggctatcgggctctgtgtcaaccAAGGTATTGGGCTCTATGTCAGCCGGGGTTTCAACGATTTCGGCTACCGGGGCTTCGACACtctcttccatcaagtttccggcttccatgtctgcCTCTGCTGCCTCTGCGGCTATTTCCTCAATTAAGGACATTCCTTCATCTTCTGGCAGTACAAATGCCTTTACACTCCGAATGTTCAGTGTtttttccttgaacaaactctctccaaaatcataaacTGTTGTAATCAAAGTAGAGGTACGCCCGGTTGAAACGGATACAGGGGTGGTCGTGACGTCTagaaccgttccaacaagccgcttgGAGTGCTTGTTGACGCCATATCTCTGTGCGCACTTGCTcagatgcacaacatgacaagcctttgccgtcaccttccctccaattcGAAGTCTAGGATCCCTCACTGGCATGTCTGacaatgcaccaagcctAATTTATATGACATAAACCAAGTATCAGGGATGTAatggccatttcattgacgtccagacaagccattttacccgccaaaaaaaattgaaaaaaaacgatgaactttccgttgacggtcatttctctgtcactttttgatattaaagcttgctactttaccccaagacgttttagagcatgctgaagacaacggtagcggtaactttctttaataatgatttctttgtttattaCCATAGGTCTGAAAAGTGGCCTCACCTGAGGTCTGAAAAGTGgcctcacctgaggactggtcctcaggtgagcacagaagtagaatagacacttagtgtctattctactgTGCAAACTCCTCAATTGAGCAGGATTtttcctcacagtcaattgagGGGAGCAAAAAACGGACGGAAAGCAAAATTGTAGTGTGTACGATATGTACCGAGGGCTACTagaacaaaaccaaaaactAAGGTACACTTTGAACTCCTATACCTAATACAAATTATGGTCGAAAATAAAAGAACATACATAAACCTGTACTTCAGTGGGTGAATAAACTCAAG
The window above is part of the Phaeodactylum tricornutum CCAP 1055/1 PHATR_bd_17x31 genomic scaffold, whole genome shotgun sequence genome. Proteins encoded here:
- a CDS encoding predicted protein; protein product: GCCETETKTLAVSHAACQKNCFDTEKTAPAARQGASQKGYRKAEKKATTAAANQAACQEGCGDTEKAATAAVSQSACREGCCNTEKATAAASNRAACQEGCSNIEKAATEAVSQVACQKGCCDTEKATTAASNRAACQEGCGDSKRVVLAVDNCCGSKVVKDAEAKQSSVIEKCCSGSKSPNVEIDDLKKGCDGSHLVACESLATSDYSSGHNHAHSHKSVVRMT
- a CDS encoding predicted protein; translated protein: MLLQKFQYAISELVKNDGVALPDGQLVTYLVQALKDPSLSYVCDTIRTNATYRNSFPEAQLFVKTFVSSSTSKSENTPRQVNDVQTSGSGASGGSKKGGTGKGASNPTPFKGAVTARSYTPGEWKSFSKDQQEKVRSLRNKKKQGGKPEESERSVDSVARGEPVDTKEVHTSSEMEPTSDAAGLQFGRDTCVAGANTVLIGESQKSVTVRPFSGEYSALKNIPIGTVATAYTVPEDGRVVLLIINQVLFFGDRLKNTLLTPNQMRDFGIDVDDAPRQYVANSKHSLYVPDSQLRIPLQLRGIFSFLESRKPTQQELDESHPYGIRTVAASQRILETFRSLTEVELCETNLADRLISCVNVASDDYCGDGLDGRADSDVYPDSEDFTCVVSVYDGSKEQGGGKHWREIEQRHHIHHHVTEPHSQWQNRAEGEIREIKKAVRHRLQVSRAPRRLWCFCCEWVSAIRRLTAHDIPALNGRVATELLEGDTPDISEYAQFDWYEPVWFIDPTSAFPEMKKKLGRWVGVASDVGQAMTFWILPNHRK
- a CDS encoding predicted protein, which codes for MPVRDPRLRIGGKVTAKACHVVHLSKCAQRYGVNKHSKRLVGTVLDVTTTPVSVSTGRTSTLITTVYDFGESLFKEKTLNIRSVKAFVLPEDEGMSLIEEIAAEAAEADMEAGNLMEESVEAPVAEIVETPADIEPNTLVDTEPDSPVAEIVETPVDDNTLADTESEILVATVHQTEWYVNERKTRLDVNGHVYIGHFYIRTSVGDLIGQDSDNEPENFFGSLESSYSPQTLSSVARPNYGPQLHPPNKEGDKEDEYLPHGIGKSAGQKEKQKDFYSALQWASP